In the Brettanomyces nanus chromosome 1, complete sequence genome, GTTATTGACTTGagaaaaacttttcaaaaataaaaaggaaagaaactTTTCACTCGCGATTGGATCTTCAAGGAGATTATTACCCAACTAGGATACGTTGCAGGCTTGTACACGGTATTACATGGCATCCCGAAAGCGTGAGGGATCCTGGTTGATCGATGAATACTAGAGAGATACCAGAAAGGAGAATTGTATCAGATGATTACTGAAGAACTTCATAAGCACAGGAGGCAGTACATATGGAAGGGAAGCCAAGTAGTTCTATCAACTGGATGAGCGATGGCCTATAACAATCGGACTAAATTATATTCATCGAGAGGAGATGCGGCGTATGGTCACGGGGAATTTTCACATTATTATCGATTCGGGGTTCTGAGTTGACTTGAAAGGTCAGTGGAGAAGCCCGTGAAGACGGATATACGGGGGTACAAGGCCGTCAAGAGACAATCTGCAAATATATGATATTACTCGAAATTAGGTGAAATTATTTAAATTAGCTTGTACTCATTCTTACCTAATCCTTCGAAAAAACCAATAGGCTCGGCTACCTCGAAACATAATAGCAAGTCACTGTGGCGATAGAGAAAGGCTGTTCAATCCTGAAATAACCTAACCCAAATCACCAAAGAAACGTGGTTCTGCCGAATATGTGAGTCACGTGTTGATCAATAGGGTTTGAAACCCTCTTTGGGTTTTCTCACACTTTGATATTCCTTCCCTTTTTTgttaaaaaattttttggGGTTCAAGACACGACAAACTTGGAGCAggtggtgaaaaatttcttgaagggAAACCTTTAAACAAAAAGTGTAGATaattcctccttctctattCCGCATCGATTGAAAACCAACACCCCCGGCTTTCCACGTAACATTCCGACGCTTTATCAATAActttttttcaatcaaTCAAATAATGTCAGGTGCACCAAGAGGTACTTCAAGAGGAGGCGCAAGAGGCGGCGATAGAGGTGGCCTTAGAGGCGATagaggtggaagaggtggaagaggtgATAGAGGTGGCTTCAGAGGAGACAGAGGTGGTAGAGGCGGCAGAGGCGGCAGAGGTGGCAGAGgcggaagaagaggtggTAGAAGAGGTAATGACGAGAAGGTTTGGACTCCAGTCACCAAGTTGGGTAGACTTGTCAAGGCCGGTAAGATCACCTCCGTCGAAGAGGTCTACTTACACTCTTTGCCTGTTAAGGAATTCCAAATCATTGACCGTTTGTTGCCAAACTTAGACGAGAAGGTCATGAAGGTTATGTCTGTTCAAAAGCAGACCAGAGCTGGTCAGAGAACAAGAATGAAGGTTGTGATGGTTGTTGGTGATAACAACGGTCATGTTGGTCTCGGTGTTAAGGCTGCCAAGGAGTTGGCTACTGCTATTAGAGGTGCTATTACAATCGCCAAGTTGGCTATTATCCCTGTCAGAAGAGGTTACTGGGGTTCTAACTTGGGTGCTCCTCACTCCATCGCCTCCAAGACATCTGGTAAGTGTGGTTCCGTTATTGTCAGATTGATTCCAGCTCCAAGAGGTTCTGGTATCGTTGCCTCTCCAGCTGTTAAGACTCTTTTGCAGTTTGCTGGTATTGAGGATGTCTACACTACCTCTGCCGGTTCTACCAGAACTTTGGAGAACACTTTGAAGGCTACTTTTGCCGCTCTTGGTAACACTTACGGTTTCTTGACTCCTAACTTATGGAAGGAGTTTGCTTTGACTGACTCTCCTTTGGACGTCTACGCCGATGAAGCTTTGAGtgccaagaagaactaAGCAaagtttttctttatctcAATAATGTATCTATCGATTAAGTATTAAATTGGTCTTTGGACACCAGCTACTTGTAGGTCGTTTTTGATGGGATCATGCTGCACTCATAGATAGTGCAGCCGCAAAAAAATGCGTAAATATATTAACAAAATAAAACAAATCAAAACAAAGAAGGGTAAAAGACTCTgtaaaagaaagatgtaTAAACACCTCATCTAAGCCTCTTGAGGGGGAGCTGACTCCATGACTTGGTCCTCAGGAACGGCAAACTGGCGTTGCTCAGTATTAGAATCACCATTGTCCTGTTCTTGAGGCTTCACCCAAACCATACTTTTGTTATCGCTCTCCAACTGGCGGCCTTCTGGATGCTTGAAAGGGCAGTTAAAATTCTTGCAATTTACACCAAATTTGCACTCCTCATCAATTGGATGTTGAAAATAGCAGTCAATTCTGGTACAGTTGGCACCCTGTCTGCACAGTACGGTGGTAGTAGCATGTCTCTTGGGACATCTGAAATTCTTGCAGTGCTTTCCAAATTTACATTGCTCAAGATTTTTCTCAACACCACCCGCAGAGCCActtttttcactctctaCTGGCTTGTAATTAGGAGATGAATGTGCCTTGGTACAATTTGAATCTGTGCAGTTTTTATTCTCCGTACACCACTCCATACTGAGCACTTTGGCGTCTTTATTAGCGGGAGTAGGATGGCCAAACGGACACATATCTCTCTGGCAAACCGATCCAAATTTACAGAGTGCAATACCGTTTGTTTGTTGCTGTAAACGCTGCTCCACTTGTTTCGTCACTTTCTGGATCATATTGTTGTTCCTCTCAATTTTATGTGCCAAtctttcctctttggcCTTCTCGAGCTCTGCCATtaattcatcatcctctccAGGATGTAGATAGTTACAGGTTCCCGGAGGGTTTGGACAGTTTGGATACGCGAAGCACACCTTTGTTGGATGTGCGAAACGACAATTTCTATCCTTGCAATATGGAAAATGTTTGCATCTTCCCAAAGGCTTTCTAGGCACAAAGTGGGTGGTCTGTGGGCCGCTGCCACCCAGAGACTTGCTCATTAAACTATCGAAATTTTGCTGGTTTCTCAAAGCAAAGGATTTCTTACTCTTGAAATTGCCACCTTTGGTAATTCCATGAGGCATCTGGTTACCTCGACTGAATGCACTTATAATATCACTGCCGTTGGTATTGTTATTCACAGGTGTACTTCTGATATCTTCCATAGGGGTGGAACCACTTTCATCAAATCTAACTTGCTGATGAATAGGCTGCTTTGGTACAGAGGAGGGAAGCCCTTGTTGCCCAGATAGGAAAGACGATGGTTGGAAGGTGGATTGTACGCCAAAGCTGGACGGTGCCTGGGGTAGTTGCTGCTGAATCTGTTGTGGCTGTTGCGGGTCAAGACGGGCATGAAGCTGCTGAGACTGTTGAGATTGTTCCAGCGATTGTGCGGTCTGTGaaagttgttgttgttgttgtggtTGGggttgctgctgctcctgtTGCTCGGGCTGCTGAGATTGTTGTTTCACTTCCTGCAACACCTCACTTATAAAATTGGCATCAACAGCATCACCAAACAAGGCTTGGAATTCGTGAAGGATCTCATCAGGAGTTCTGTTGTTGGAGATTAAAACCAACAAAAACTCGGCAACATACTCTGGATCTTCTGTCAGATTAAGACCCCTGAGTTTGGTTGCAATTTGTGCCTTTAGATGCTGGCCGTATGCACTATCAGGATCGAGATTTATACTAGACATTGAATACTGTTAAGCAAATTAGATTAACTAATGAAAAAGTTATAGTCAGCTAAACTCTTGACGTTCCACCTTGAATCACTATAAACACTTGTTAACCCTATACAAATGTGTCTTTTTATAATCCCCGCGCGTTTCAAGGgcgaaaattttttttggggGGGGGAGGAAGGGAATCGTTCATTATATGTGGCTGAGTAATCATGAGATGGCTAAGTAAATCAAAGAGTGGATAGAAGAATACATGAATTAGACCTATTATTTTGTAACCGGAGCCCATAGTCTCGAGAATAGGAAAGTGCCGCAAATAATGGATGACACAAGCATGACTGCAGTTGCAGTGTGATTGGGAGTAGGCAGAATAGTTGGTTTATTGGTACCGACGTGAGATTCACGGTTAGGTAAATAACCGCTGCAGTCAGGtgatttctccttcatcgtAAGCACTAACAGCAGCATTCTGCTCAGATTGAACTCTAGGGCGGCCTCTAAATCCTCGTTTTTATCAAGTGCAACTAAATCATTGTCATCGTCAATGTAACCGAAGTCAAAGAGGCAGTTGGAAAGGCTGCTTAGTTCTAGtttgagaaagatctttTCCTTAATAATTGATAGCAAATCCTCATCTCTATTTCCAGCATCAACAGTGACCTTGACTTTATATATCTTTCCGTCCAAATTGAGATCCATTGATTCCCTCACCTTCAACTTAAATCTAAGTATCTTAGCATCAGATTCGTCTTTCGATATTGCCGATGCTATACCTGGTTGTACAAGGGTATGCGCTGTTGGGGGTGACGCTGTCATCATGCTCATATCGGTGAGACTCAAACTTGGATTCAATAGAGGATTGAAAGGTGATGAAAAACTAGGCTTCGACCCACGTTTTGCATAGAGAGACTGCTGTTGTAGAGGGATGGAAGTAACAGAACTGCTCCTCATGTTACTGGCAAAAGACTTTGCATCACTGGTTTTGGAAAGATTGTGCGAACCGCTTCGTATTGATAAACGTTCACTCGATCCAAGGGACTTCAGTGGTTCATCTAGTGAGCCCCAAAACTTATTCCACGCAGGTCCACTACCTTCATCTGTTTCAGATCCGTAACGCGAAGTGTCAGATGAGTGTCTATAGGGAAAACTTGAGGATTCTACACTAGTAAGATCCAATGCCTTCAAAAGGGCATTCGTAAGATGAAGCACGTTCACCAACCCCGTAACAAATCCATCTGTATTTACTATGGGAAGATTCAAATATTTTCCCTCGTACATCAAACGTAGGGCAGTATGGATTCCCATGGATTCATCAGCAAAGTTTGGACGTGGTGTCATGACGCGAGCAACCTTGACAGAATTCGCATCATAATTACTTGCTAAGACCCTGAATAGTATATCTTTTGTGGTTAGAATGCCGATAACGTTTTCCGCTCTGATACGAAATGAATTCGAAGATGGATTATGCGATTTGCAGATTAATGCTGCAGTAAtgtttttctctttgagCAACTTTGCAGCATCCCAAATTGATGCGGCCGGATCCACAGCAGCAAACTCATCTATGTGAAGAACATCATCACTTAGCAAATCTCGTAACTCTGGTTGCTTCAGAATTTCTATCAACCTTTTTAGATCATGAGCAATACTCATCTTTCTACGACGAATATCGAGGTCGAAAAGCTCCTCATTCGCCACTGAGATCGAATCAGCTGTTGTTGCCGGTATCACTGCAGGGGCCTGTGCACATACATCTGCTGCTGAAGACTCCGAACGATTGATAACGGAGTATTTGCTCCCAAGAGCATTGCCGGCTGACTCGTCGGCATCGTTTAAATCTTCGAAGGTGCATTGCAATCTGCGTGCACCGTCAGACATCTTTTCTAATCTAATCATCGCATGATAAAAACATTTGGTGATATTAAGTAGTCCTACGACAATACCACAATCGTCCATAAGCGGCAGATGCCTTATTTTCTTAATCACCATAAGTCTAAGAGCATCATTAGCAGAGGTGTACGAAGGTACACAATAAGGGGTCGAGGTCATAATGCGGGTGACCGAATCCAGAGGGTTCAAGTCGCTAGCCACCACCCGAAACGCCATATCCTTGGCTGTCACTAGACCAACCATTTTCCCCGTATCTTCATCTGTGACAATGATACAATGCGCTCTTCGGGCACTCATTAGCTTAGCCGCATCAAAAACGGAGAAATTAGGTGAGCACGATATGGGGAGATCGGCTATTTTGGTAAGCGTTCCAGAACCATGGATCGAAGCGTACGGAAGTTCCGTATGAGACTTTCTTCTACGTTTGAAGTTGAGGTAACTTGGGGTTTCATCCATGGTATTCAACAATCAATCGAAGCAGTCGCGATAAGGAAGCGAACGGCTTGTACATACACAAAAGTAAATATTATCTATTTTTCATATCTCACCATTCCTCCTTATTATGATTTTTCTCAAGAGATAGTGAGCAGTTTAGTATCGGATcaatcaagaaaaatataCAGTGGCTTATTTATATTCGTTGGTTTCTAATTTCAGTCAACTATGCAGATGGCACTTATAAAGGAGTATTTACTTTCTGAGTATCTCAGGAGGCGCATACGAAAGCAAATAGGATAATTGAGGGGCTACATTGTCACTACTGATACTATTTTGATTCTAATCTGAAAGCATTCTAAAAGCATCGATTAAGATCTGGAAATTCACTGTATATATAGATCCTTATTTTTATCGGTATAACGAGATCTGTGTACCTTTTCCGTTGAGTTGGCTAATTAGTGCTAAATGAGGCCTTCCAAATCGAGCAAGTTAAGCATCGCGCATAATACGGATGAAAGCGCCCGAAGATTTGgtgtttttgttttgccAACCGATAGTTTACCAACTTATGGGTAAGGTTAATGGCCTGAAATCTTCTACAGAATATCAATGGTGCATTGCGGTAGCCGGCTTCACATTTTTAGTGGTTTTAATGGGTTTTTTTTTGTGTGTGGAAACCAATTAAGGACTTCATTACTACTTACGCAGTGATGACATGATTAAGAGTTGGTGCAGCATGTGAGATTATCTTCTCACGCAACTCTTCTAAATAGTTGAATACCTTAGACCTAGATTGAGCATGGAATCCAGACCTTCTGGCAGCGAATGCCGTTTTCTATTTTTCGGAAAATTCAACGTCTCATCGGGGAAGATTTTTGAGAAATAGAGCGAACATTATCCCTCTGCACATAATTTGGAAGGCATACTACGACTCTTGGCCAATTTGCACGTATTCACTGGAACAGTAAAAATGAAGTTCAAAGACAGGATAacaaaaattttcactAGCTACGTCATCGCTTTTGCCACCTACTAAACGTATATCATACTGAAAACTTCTGCAGGTAAGCAGTTTTGAGATGGAGCATGCTTAGTcattttgaaaattttttcttcacaTCGGACTCGATTGCCCAATAGGTTTTATTACATGCATATTTTCACGGTTATGGGTCTCGTTTGCAATGGCCGAATATTTAAATTTCACGTTTCATTGGGTGGAATTGTTGTCTCGAGACACTTTTGATCACTATATGCTTATGTCACATTAACCGTAAACGGAAACACTCTAACTTTTTTTAGAGTAGGAGCTAGACCCTGTGTTTCCGAAAGTCTAGGCTCTGAACAGTTTCAACGACTTTGTGGTCGTGTTATCACTAAGAAATCTTTTCAGGTAACGGTGCATCATTATTGGTCTCTGAGCGGAAAAGGGCTCTGTAGGTTACCAGAATGTTTTGCCTATTAATGCTATCTATTCAACGAGGAGGTATAAATACCAAGAAATCCGTTTAACTTAATTTGGTTTCACTCTCAATTATTCTGGATTGTCACATTACCTCATTTTAGTATATATCTTTACAGGGATTTCATTAGGTTTGCATTCTTTCACCTTTTCATTCCTTCATTTGGTCATTCCTTCATTTGGtcaatccttcttttcGCTTCCTACACTCATTTgaaaatccttttttttacGTTGtcttttaatttttcatcaattaCTATGAAATCCTCTTGTGTTCTTGTCGCTCTTTCTTTAGCGTCAACAGCCTTAAGTGCTCCGTTGGCTGAGCATCATATGCATCATCTCCATAATAGAGATGATTCTTCCAGCTCCATTAGCGgagatttgaaaaattatgCTGATCCACAGGACAGCTTCgaagatggaaagattGCATGTTCTGATTTCCCAAGTGGGAACGGTGTTATTTCTGTGGACTGGGTTGGTCTCGACGGTTGGGCTTCAATTATGAATGGCCAGGGTGATACTGGAGAGTCCTGTACCGATGGGTATTACTGCTCTTATGCTTGCCAGGCTGGTATGACCAAGACCCAGTGGCCTTCTGATCAACCTTCGGATGGATCAACCATCGGGGGCTTGTATTGCAAGGGTGGTTACTTGTACAGAACCAATAAGGACTCAGACCATTTATGTGAATGGGGTCAGGACTCTGCACAAGTGAAGTCAGAATTAGACGATGTAGTCTCTTTCTGCAGAACTGACTATCCGGGTTCTGAAAATATGGTTATCCCTACTGAAGTCAAAGGTGGCTCTTCCAAGCCTTTATGTGTTATTGATAGTGACAATTACTTCAAGTGGGAAGGAGACAAAACTTCTGCTCAGTACTATGTTAACAACGCAGGTGTTTCCGCTAAGAAAGGCTGTATATGGGGTTCTTCGTCCGCAGGCGTCGGTAACTATGCTCCATTGGTTATTGGAGCTGGTTATACTGATGGAAAGGCTTACATTTCATTGATGCCAAATCCTAACAACAAAGATTCTGCCAATTTCAACGTTGCTATCGTCGCTTCCGATGGCTCTGAGATCGTCGGTGACTGTTCTTATTCGGATGGGAACTTCTCTGGTGACAGTTCCGATGGATGTACTGTTACTGTCGTTTCGGGTACAGCAATTCTCAAATTATCTTAGATTGAGACTTACTACTTTAAAGGTTTGTTTCATTCTTTcgtttctccttttcaatCGTTTATACTTTTATTCTTTTAGTTTCCTTTAGCTTTTGTCTGCTTGTTCCTTTGGGATACATTCGGGTCGGAAACTTGGACTCACTTATACCAATTATgaaattttctcttttatcGAACTAAATGACAGCCTCAGTCTCTCAATAGGCTCTTAAAATCCTACTGCCTGGTGTAAAGGCTGTAGCCACCCATCTAAGGGTGTCCAGGCCCAGTAGAAATCTTCCTTTGAGAGGTTTGCAGAAGCATTTCATGAAATTAGTTTATTGCACTGCCCAATATTGGTGCGTTAGCTGACCGATCTTGTGGGGAACAAAACTTACGTCCATCTTTGCGAGcttcttcccttcttttatgtatcattcttttttcaGAAAGTCATTATGCCTCCATCTTCCGATGATGAGGTCAATTACCCACAGAGAAACAATGAGCTCACATTCAAACCAATTGATTCCATATATGAAGATAGGCTACGACAATTCATCGATAGCAATGGACACTATAAGGACTTGATGCTACCGAAGTTTTATACGAAGCAATTTTTATACTACAAGGATAAACCCAAATTGAACTCAGATGATGCCAGCTACTTGACCTTGAAGCATTGGGCAGCACCTGGTTTAACAAAACCTCTATTTGCAGAGGTGATTCCTGACAAATTAAGTAAGTTCACCAAGTTCAATGCTGGACAGACTTTTGGACCTGCATGGTCGTCGCACTGGTTTCAGGTGGAGCTGAAAGTTCCGAAGTCCTTTGTAGATGAGGACGAGCTTTGGTTTGTTTGGGATGCTGGATGTGAAGGGATGGTCTTTAACGACAAGGGGCTTCCCTTGCAAGGGTTGACCGGAGCTGGTGAGAGGATCGTTTTCATCCTTCCAAAAGAGTGGTACTCTTCAGGTGAAGCTTACACTTTTTACTTGGAAATGGGCTGTAATGGTATGTTTGGATCCACAAAGCCAGAATATAAACTCTCAGTTGTTGAAGTGAGAGTTCCAAACTTGGAAGCACACGCTCTATACTAcgattttttgattttgagtGATGCGGCCAGAGAGGATGGCCCACCTCAGAAGTACAAGGCTCGTGAAATTTGCAATAGAATCATGGATACTTTTGACTCTGACGATGTCAACTCCATTTCTCGTTGCAGAGCAATTGCTTCAGAATTTTTGGGGTGCAATGTCGATTCGGAGTCTGTGTTTAAGGAATCCAAAGCATCTACATACAGTTCTGTGTTTGCTATCGGAAATTGTCATATCGATACTGCTTGGTTGTGGGATTTTGCCACGTCAAAAACTAAGATTGCCCGTAGTTGGTCATCGCAACTTCGTTTAATTGAAAAGTATCCCGAGTATGTGTTTGTTGCTTCTGCAGCCATCCATTTCAAATGGTTGCTGGATTACTATCCGGATTTATATGAGAAAGTGAAATTGGCGGTGATGCAAGGTCGGTTTATTCCCCTCGGAGGAGCGTGGGTTGAGAATGATACCAATATCCCAAGCGGTGAAGGGCTTGCTCGCCAATTTATTCTTGGTCAGCGTTATTTCGAACATCTATTTGGATTTAGAAGTAATATTTATTGGCTTCCTGATTCCTTTGGATATTCCAGTCAGATTCCTCAGATTTGCCGATTGGCTGGTATGCCGAACTTTTTAACTCAAAAGTTGTCCTGGAACAATGTGGACGTGTTTCCAGACAGTTCATTCAACTGGGTTGGTCTTGACTACTCTCAGGTCCTTGTTCATATGCCCCCTGATAACACCTACACTGCTGATGCTAATTTTGGTGATGTTAAGCGTTCCGTTCAGAATCACAAGAACTTGTACAGTGACCAGAAGGGCATGTTGTTGTACGGCAAGGGTGATGGCGGTGGTGGCCCAACTCCTGAAATGCTGGAAAAACTCCGGAGAATTAGGGGTTATGCAGATCATGCAGGTGGATCGATGCCTTCAGTGAATGTTGGATGCACTGTCAATGAATTTTATGATCAGTTGCGTGCAGATACTCACAACGGTAAGGATTTACCATCTTGGCGAGGTGAATTGTACTTGGAGTATCACAGGGGAACTTATACGACGCAGGCCAAAGTAAAAAGCTTGATGCGGACATCTGAGATGCTTATCAGAGACGTGGAAATTTTAGCCACCGCCGCCTCTGTTAATAGTGATTACAAGTATCCGCACGCCAAGATTGAAAATCTTTGGGCAGATATCTGTTTGTGCCAGTTTCATGACGTCCTTCCCGGTTCTTGCATTGAGGAAGTGTATCATAACGATGTTTGGCCGTTGCTTACTAAAGTGattgaaaatgagaagGGTCTACTCAAAGAAATCCTCAAAGTCATTGGGGTGGAAGAGGATACTGCCAGTACCAGTGCagtcttcaattctcttGTCACAGTAAACACTTTGCCTTGGCATAGGACGTACGTTGTGCCTGTGAATACAATTCCCTCCCAGTTGAAAGTGTTTGCTCAGAATGACAAGTATTTGATGTTTTCTGGTGCCACCTTCATGAGACCACTTACTGCCAAACCAAAATTTCCTTCGAAGGCTTGGAAGACTAAAGAGGACCTGTTTGTATTGGAGAATTCTCAGTTGAAAGCTACAATTGATTCCAACGGTGTGGTCTGTAGTTTGATTGACATCGCTACCCATCGTGAAATCATTGATACTTCCCGGTTCAAGGGTGCCAATCAATTTGTCATGTACTCTGACACACCTTTGAATTTCCAGGCATGGGACACAGAATTATTCTCACTAGGTAAATACAAGCTTATTGAAAAGGCTGCCAGTATCAGAATTTTGGAATCGGGACctttgctttcttctttggaagtgGTCCATCATCTTTCGGAAAGAAGTACTATCAAGACTACAATATCTTTGGCAGCTGCTAACGATCTCTCTACACCATCACTCTTGAGATTCGATAGCGAGGTTGAATGGGATGAAACCTACAAATTCCTCAAGGTGCAATTCCCTGTGAACATCACTGAGGAGTTTGCCAATTATGAAACTCAATTTGGTATTACTAAGAGACCAACTCATTACAATACTACATGGGACACTGCAAAATTTGAATGTTGCTGTCACAAGTTTATTGATTTTTCTGACTTTAACTATGGTGTGTCATTGTTGAATAACAACAAATATGGTGGAAATGTTCACACAAATGTTATGACATTATCGTTACTCAGAGCACCTAAATATCCAGATCCAACAGCAGATATCGGTAAGCACACCTTCAGCTACGCATTGATGCCACATTCGGGTAATTTGAGTTACCAGACTGTTCGGGCTGGATGGGAGTTCAACGATAGGTTGGACCACTCTTTCGGCTCATTGGACCAGCAGATTGTTTCTGGCGTGTCCGAGCTCGTCACCATCCAAGGCGATAATAACCTTATTTTATCTAACGTTAAGAGAGGTGAAGATGACTTCGACACTGATAGTGAGGGCAGCCTCACGAATAACATCCCGAAGAAGtatatttcttctcaaacttTAATTCTTAGAGTTTACGAAGCTTTAGGTGGTGTCTCCAAGGCCACTATTAAGGTCGCCAAGCCTATAAAAGAGGTTTTCAAGACCAACCTTTTGGAGGATACTATCAGTGCAGTGAATTTTGATTCGAAGACTGACACCTTTGAGATATCTTCAAGAGCGTTTGAAATATCTACATACAGGGTCGTTTTGGCCTAAGTATAAGCAAGTAAGAATCTAGAATATAgtttattgtttctttctcttttggtGTAATTACTACAAATCCTTCTGCTTGCTCTCAAATTAGGAAACTTTGAGGGTATGTCTTCTACAACGTTACTGTGGCTCGACGGAAACTTCGCCAGTCCACGAGAAGTATCGTCGAAGTTCCATCCCCACTGATCACGTATTACGTCCTGGTGGAGAGGGAGTTTTCTTTCCTGATTCGGGGTGATATATCCATTCAGCTGTGGCTGCATCCGAAATCAGATAGCTTGAATTGTGTGCATAGATAAGCACTTAAAAGCATGTGACCTGCATaatcgtttctttttctaacattttttttcttgattttgataatttctttttcatgGGGGTCCCTAAGGTGAAGGAAGGGTTTAGATTGGAGGTTTACCTAATGCATCTTACCCGCCCCTAATTATGCCATTTAAGTTGATCCAAAGATGTGGATGAGCTCTAATTCAACGCTACATAACAAATGTAAACCGAAACGTTTTTAGTAGTAAAATTAGAAGAGATAAATAGCGAGGTATACCAAAGCGAAATTAGAAAGCAACAGTGGCACTGACAACatcttcctgttcttcatcttgatcattcttcttttccgAATTATTTCGATCGAACTGGATCTGATCTCTCCGTTTGAAGTGCCTCTCAAGCAACGGTATTCCAATACCTGTCCATACAAGCAAGCAGGCAGTAAATGCTATGGCATAATAGAAACCATGAGTAGTCGAATATTGTGGTGCCTCACTGGATGGGAAGACATGCTGTTGATAAGGGGTCGAGACAATTTGGCCAACGACAATCATGGTTGGAATGGCAATGGCACGCAATATAGGATTCTTACCACAGACTATGTTACACCATCCGGCAAGGATAGGAGTATAGCAACCGTAAGTACCCGTAAGAATGTAACCGGCTTTTCTCAATGAAATGTGATCGACTGGAGTCGTAGcggtgatgatgaaaccGATAAGAACGATCAAACCAACAGAAAAGCAAACAGCTCCCCTACGTTGGGTCAAATCACAAATGATACCTGTACTAAGCATAGTAACAAAGTTCACACCTGAGAGAATAGTTGGAAAGTTGTTAACGTACGATGTTGAATaaattttcaaactcttaAGGTATAGTTCAAAGAACTGAAGCATATAGTTACCTGCAGTAAGCatccagaaagaataaCCAACAGAGAATGT is a window encoding:
- a CDS encoding uncharacterized protein (EggNog:ENOG41), with product MDETPSYLNFKRRRKSHTELPYASIHGSGTLTKIADLPISCSPNFSVFDAAKLMSARRAHCIIVTDEDTGKMVGLVTAKDMAFRVVASDLNPLDSVTRIMTSTPYCVPSYTSANDALRLMVIKKIRHLPLMDDCGIVVGLLNITKCFYHAMIRLEKMSDGARRLQCTFEDLNDADESAGNALGSKYSVINRSESSAADVCAQAPAVIPATTADSISVANEELFDLDIRRRKMSIAHDLKRLIEILKQPELRDLLSDDVLHIDEFAAVDPAASIWDAAKLLKEKNITAALICKSHNPSSNSFRIRAENVIGILTTKDILFRVLASNYDANSVKVARVMTPRPNFADESMGIHTALRLMYEGKYLNLPIVNTDGFVTGLVNVLHLTNALLKALDLTSVESSSFPYRHSSDTSRYGSETDEGSGPAWNKFWGSLDEPLKSLGSSERLSIRSGSHNLSKTSDAKSFASNMRSSSVTSIPLQQQSLYAKRGSKPSFSSPFNPLLNPSLSLTDMSMMTASPPTAHTLVQPGIASAISKDESDAKILRFKLKVRESMDLNLDGKIYKVKVTVDAGNRDEDLLSIIKEKIFLKLELSSLSNCLFDFGYIDDDNDLVALDKNEDLEAALEFNLSRMLLLVLTMKEKSPDCSGYLPNRESHVGTNKPTILPTPNHTATAVMLVSSIICGTFLFSRLWAPVTK
- a CDS encoding uncharacterized protein (BUSCO:EOG093420V3~EggNog:ENOG41) — translated: MSSINLDPDSAYGQHLKAQIATKLRGLNLTEDPEYVAEFLLVLISNNRTPDEILHEFQALFGDAVDANFISEVLQEVKQQSQQPEQQEQQQPQPQQQQQLSQTAQSLEQSQQSQQLHARLDPQQPQQIQQQLPQAPSSFGVQSTFQPSSFLSGQQGLPSSVPKQPIHQQVRFDESGSTPMEDIRSTPVNNNTNGSDIISAFSRGNQMPHGITKGGNFKSKKSFALRNQQNFDSLMSKSLGGSGPQTTHFVPRKPLGRCKHFPYCKDRNCRFAHPTKVCFAYPNCPNPPGTCNYLHPGEDDELMAELEKAKEERLAHKIERNNNMIQKVTKQVEQRLQQQTNGIALCKFGSVCQRDMCPFGHPTPANKDAKVLSMEWCTENKNCTDSNCTKAHSSPNYKPVESEKSGSAGGVEKNLEQCKFGKHCKNFRCPKRHATTTVLCRQGANCTRIDCYFQHPIDEECKFGVNCKNFNCPFKHPEGRQLESDNKSMVWVKPQEQDNGDSNTEQRQFAVPEDQVMESAPPQEA
- the NCA3 gene encoding SUN protein nca3 (CAZy:GH132) — protein: MNGNGVISVDWVGLDGWASIMNGQGDTGESCTDGYYCSYACQAGMTKTQWPSDQPSDGSTIGGLYCKGGYLYRTNKDSDHLCEWGQDSAQVKSELDDVVSFCRTDYPGSENMVIPTEVKGGSSKPLCVIDSDNYFKWEGDKTSAQYYVNNAGVSAKKGCIWGSSSAGVGNYAPLVIGAGYTDGKAYISLMPNPNNKDSANFNVAIVASDGSEIVGDCSYSDGNFSGDSSDGCTVTVVSGTAILKLS
- the RPS2 gene encoding 40S ribosomal protein (BUSCO:EOG09343OYO) — its product is MRRAPRGTSRGGARGGDRGGLRGDRGGRGGRGDRGGFRGDRGGRGGRGGRGGRGGRRGGRRGNDEKVWTPVTKLGRLVKAGKITSVEEVYLHSLPVKEFQIIDRLLPNLDEKVMKVMSVQKQTRAGQRTRMKVVMVVGDNNGHVGLGVKAAKELATAIRGAITIAKLAIIPVRRGYWGSNLGAPHSIASKTSGKCGSVIVRLIPAPRGSGIVASPAVKTLLQFAGIEDVYTTSAGSTRTLENTLKATFAALGNTYGFLTPNLWKEFALTDSPLDVYADEALSAKKN